The Actinoplanes sp. N902-109 genomic interval GCCCGGGTGAAGCTGCCGCCCGGCCCCTTGGCCTGCACCGACGCGATGGCGTTGGCGTGGTTGTCGACCAGCACCGCCCACCAGAACTGCGACGAGCCCTCCTTGAACGTGAAGCTCATGCCGCCGGGGACGGCGGGGTTGGGCACCGTCCTGTATGTGACCGGCACGATGCCGTCGACCTCGTCGGCGATCTTCTTGAACGCGGTGCGGCTCAGGTCGAGGTGGCCGGTCTCGCACTCGGGGCACTTGTCGAAGACCTTCACGCGCACCTTGCCCTTGGGGCCGGTCACGTCGAGGTAGCTGCCGCAGGCGGCGGCACCGGAGTATTCGTCCGGGCCGAGCGCCACGTAGAGGTCGTCCGCGGGCGGGCTGGCCGAGCAGTTGCCCTGACCGCCCGCCAGATCGTAGAACGTGGCTTTGCCGCTGTGCTTCGCGCTGCTCGGCGGGGCGGCGCACGCGCCACCGCCGTTCTGCAACAACAGAGCCGTACCGAGGACGCCGGTCAGCAGGACGGCGCCGCCGGCGCCGAGCCGGCGCGGGGCGAGCCAGCGGGAACGGGGGGGACGGTGTGCGCTCACGCCGGCATCTTCCGGGGCCCGGCCGGGCCCCGGCAACTTCGCTAATCCACTCTTAAGAACAACAATGGAATGCGTCTCGACGAGCAACCAAAACGGTTCGCCGGGACACTCATCGGGTCACGGGGTGTTGTGTACCAGCACGAAGACGACGACCACCCAGGCAGCGGCGATGGTGAAGCTCAGCGGTGCGACAAAACGGTTCATGGGATTCGGCTCTCCGGTCATGGCGTACGGATGGATGCGCGCATGAGGAAAGTCGCGACCGGGACCCCCGCGAGGCCGCGGCGCAGCGCGGCAACACCCCGCGAGAAGCGCCATGGCGCGGGCAGGGTGCAGCTGGGGGTAGAGGTGAGC includes:
- a CDS encoding expansin EXLX1 family cellulose-binding protein, with the translated sequence MSAHRPPRSRWLAPRRLGAGGAVLLTGVLGTALLLQNGGGACAAPPSSAKHSGKATFYDLAGGQGNCSASPPADDLYVALGPDEYSGAAACGSYLDVTGPKGKVRVKVFDKCPECETGHLDLSRTAFKKIADEVDGIVPVTYRTVPNPAVPGGMSFTFKEGSSQFWWAVLVDNHANAIASVQAKGPGGSFTRASRADYNFWLIDAGLGSGPFQIKLTDVYGNTATATGIALKPQRRQTTSVSFTGGGSSTVATVESPKRKVTSKPAPARSSAPASSSASPSTSPTVSPSASPSAEKKSPATEAPQQDLALAAGAPAASC